In a single window of the Patescibacteria group bacterium genome:
- a CDS encoding ComF family protein — translation MMKIKIVKNFIFDCLFPIYCVNCQSFIPAAKQLYLCDNCLDSIVINSGFICPICFRRVVDFKKCLHSNKKSHLDFLGSALFYDHPVIKNLIHQFKYQYIKEIAFTLANFLNVFWTKTTKTIEEDWGGYIVIPIPLHKKRLCERGFNQSEEIAKIFAHQFNFKILDNILIRKVDNPPQAKIENYEQRYKNIKNIFEVRSPGLINGQNIILIDDVFTSGATLQEAAKILKNNGAKKIIGLTIAR, via the coding sequence ATGATGAAAATAAAAATTGTCAAAAATTTTATTTTTGATTGTCTTTTTCCTATTTATTGCGTTAATTGCCAATCTTTTATTCCTGCCGCAAAACAACTTTATTTATGCGATAATTGTTTGGATAGCATTGTCATTAACTCAGGTTTTATTTGCCCCATTTGCTTCAGAAGAGTGGTTGATTTTAAAAAATGTCTGCATTCTAACAAAAAATCACACCTCGACTTTTTGGGCTCCGCATTATTCTATGACCACCCCGTAATTAAAAATTTAATTCATCAATTTAAATACCAATATATTAAAGAAATCGCTTTCACATTGGCAAATTTTTTAAATGTTTTTTGGACCAAAACGACTAAAACAATTGAGGAGGATTGGGGAGGTTATATTGTTATACCAATACCTTTACATAAAAAAAGACTGTGCGAAAGAGGTTTTAATCAAAGCGAAGAAATTGCCAAAATTTTTGCCCACCAATTTAATTTTAAAATACTAGACAATATTTTAATCCGCAAAGTTGATAACCCGCCGCAAGCCAAAATAGAAAATTACGAGCAGCGTTATAAAAATATTAAAAATATATTTGAAGTAAGAAGCCCGGGATTAATAAACGGACAAAATATTATTCTTATTGATGATGTTTTTACATCAGGAGCCACCCTCCAAGAAGCAGCAAAAATTTTAAAAAATAATGGAGCTAAAAAAATTATAGGTCTTACTATT
- the pilM gene encoding type IV pilus assembly protein PilM — translation MRVLGIDIGTTNIKAVELSGTVDQPILENYGILETYGYLERNNATIQSNYFKLVEDVTIDLVKKLFLVLKPKTKRAVFSLPVFSSFITQFDLPFTDKKEIATAVTFEAKKYIPVPLEELEISWMLVGQTTEGTKEKSNIVLVATPRELVEKYRRIGQAVGLNVLGWEVEGISLIRSLIKGDKRNTLIIDMGTQITNFFIVENGFLVSYETLNIGGAEITHVISRSLGVNKERAEEFKKIKGFKVDPQEMGVVNILMPIVDNFGNEILRMMDIYQQKNNKKIERIIITGGGANMPGLVEYFEDFLNTSVEKGWPFQDIKYVDFLEPLLRDVAPFLSISTGAALKGLE, via the coding sequence ATGCGTGTTTTGGGTATTGATATCGGGACAACAAATATTAAGGCGGTAGAATTATCTGGCACAGTTGACCAGCCAATTTTAGAAAACTATGGCATTTTAGAAACTTACGGATATCTTGAACGCAATAACGCCACAATTCAAAGCAATTATTTTAAATTGGTGGAAGATGTAACAATTGATTTAGTAAAAAAACTCTTTTTGGTTTTAAAACCCAAAACCAAAAGGGCTGTTTTCTCTTTGCCGGTTTTTTCCAGTTTCATAACCCAATTTGACTTACCCTTTACAGACAAAAAAGAAATTGCTACGGCTGTAACTTTCGAGGCAAAAAAATATATACCCGTGCCATTAGAAGAGTTGGAAATTAGTTGGATGTTGGTTGGTCAAACTACAGAAGGAACAAAAGAGAAAAGTAATATTGTATTGGTAGCCACACCAAGAGAATTGGTTGAAAAATATAGGAGAATAGGACAGGCAGTAGGTCTGAATGTGTTGGGCTGGGAAGTCGAAGGCATTTCGTTAATTCGTTCACTAATCAAGGGTGATAAAAGAAATACTTTGATTATTGATATGGGAACACAGATTACCAATTTTTTTATTGTTGAAAATGGTTTTTTAGTAAGTTATGAAACTTTAAATATTGGAGGCGCAGAAATCACTCATGTTATTAGTCGAAGTCTAGGCGTTAATAAAGAAAGAGCGGAGGAATTTAAAAAGATAAAAGGTTTTAAGGTGGATCCTCAAGAAATGGGTGTCGTTAATATTTTAATGCCGATTGTGGATAACTTTGGCAATGAAATTTTAAGAATGATGGATATTTATCAGCAAAAGAATAATAAAAAAATCGAACGCATTATTATTACTGGCGGAGGAGCTAATATGCCTGGTTTGGTGGAGTATTTTGAGGATTTTTTGAATACTTCCGTTGAAAAGGGTTGGCCGTTTCAGGATATAAAGTATGTTGATTTCTTAGAGCCTCTTTTGCGCGATGTGGCACCTTTTCTTTCTATTTCCACAGGGGCGGCGCTTAAGGGCTTGGAATAG
- a CDS encoding GspE/PulE family protein, giving the protein MIPNKNFLDLLVKNNKINQSLADRLLKESQNLNRNVEDLIYERNLISDEEIAKIKSEYYKIPLKTFTKEEIVPNEVLNIIPEEVSRTHKIVAFKKEKDTLYVGMLYPDDTKAQDILKFIAKQKKLNIAIYLVAKSDLENLWKNYRSFATRLKEIQDSVEIFKRQAKATHQLYQQRIIRIDEASGVIAEEAPVIKIVSTVLEEAVNADASDIHIEPMRNRLRVRFRLDGDLKEIMSLPLELQPAIVARIKILSDLKIDETRVPQDGRFRTLLDNKEIDFRVSTLPTALGEKVAIRILNPYIGLKTIEGLGVKDYHQKLILEGIEKPFGMILVTGPTGSGKTTTLYAVLQKLNQEDINIVSLEDPVEYFIEGLNQSQVKPEIGYNFASGLRQIVRQDPDVIMVGEIRDNETAELAVHAALTGHLVLSTLHTNNAIGVIPRLIDMKIEPYLLPASLILMVAQRLVGKLCDNCKQKVEATGILKEEIEKTIDSLPSELKKKYKKEKYEIYLPQGCKECNFKGVKGRIPIFEILKMTPSLEQVILTNPSEANLKAEAERQGMVTLRQDGIIKALEGIVSVDEVLKETVKLE; this is encoded by the coding sequence ATGATTCCAAATAAAAACTTTCTTGATTTATTGGTTAAAAATAACAAGATAAACCAATCATTGGCTGATCGTTTATTAAAAGAAAGCCAAAATTTAAATCGCAATGTTGAAGATTTAATTTATGAACGCAATCTTATTTCTGATGAGGAAATAGCCAAAATTAAAAGCGAGTACTATAAAATTCCTTTAAAGACATTTACAAAAGAAGAAATAGTACCTAATGAAGTTTTGAATATTATCCCCGAGGAGGTTTCTCGAACCCACAAGATTGTTGCTTTTAAAAAAGAAAAGGATACTTTGTATGTCGGTATGCTTTATCCTGATGATACTAAGGCACAGGATATCTTGAAATTTATTGCTAAACAGAAAAAATTGAATATCGCCATTTATCTTGTTGCAAAGAGCGATTTAGAAAATTTGTGGAAAAATTATCGGTCATTTGCTACTCGCTTAAAAGAAATTCAAGATAGTGTAGAAATATTTAAACGCCAAGCAAAAGCAACCCACCAATTATATCAACAAAGAATTATTAGAATTGATGAAGCTAGTGGGGTGATTGCTGAAGAGGCGCCTGTGATTAAAATTGTTTCAACTGTTTTGGAAGAAGCGGTTAATGCCGATGCTTCTGATATACATATCGAACCGATGCGAAACAGATTAAGAGTGCGTTTCAGATTGGATGGCGACTTAAAAGAAATTATGAGCTTGCCCTTGGAATTGCAACCCGCCATTGTCGCTCGCATTAAAATTTTGTCTGATTTAAAAATTGACGAAACACGCGTGCCTCAAGATGGACGATTCCGAACATTGCTAGACAATAAAGAAATTGATTTTCGTGTTTCAACTTTGCCAACTGCGTTGGGTGAAAAAGTGGCCATTCGTATTTTAAATCCTTATATCGGATTAAAAACAATTGAAGGGCTGGGTGTAAAAGACTACCATCAAAAGCTGATTCTAGAGGGAATTGAAAAGCCTTTTGGTATGATTCTTGTTACTGGTCCAACGGGTTCTGGTAAGACAACAACGTTATACGCTGTTCTCCAAAAATTAAATCAAGAAGACATCAATATTGTTAGTTTAGAAGATCCGGTAGAGTACTTTATTGAAGGATTAAATCAGTCTCAAGTTAAACCAGAAATTGGTTATAATTTTGCTTCGGGGTTAAGACAGATTGTGCGTCAAGACCCTGATGTAATAATGGTTGGTGAGATTCGCGATAATGAAACGGCTGAATTAGCTGTGCACGCTGCCCTTACTGGTCATCTAGTGCTTTCGACGTTGCATACTAATAATGCTATTGGAGTTATTCCGCGATTAATTGATATGAAAATTGAGCCTTATTTGTTGCCAGCATCGCTTATTTTAATGGTTGCTCAGCGATTGGTTGGGAAGTTGTGTGATAATTGTAAACAAAAAGTTGAAGCCACAGGAATTTTAAAAGAAGAAATTGAAAAAACAATTGATTCACTGCCTTCGGAATTGAAAAAGAAATACAAAAAAGAAAAATACGAAATTTACTTACCACAGGGTTGTAAAGAATGTAATTTTAAGGGAGTGAAAGGCCGTATTCCCATTTTTGAAATTTTAAAAATGACACCGTCTTTAGAGCAGGTGATTTTAACTAATCCATCAGAAGCTAATCTCAAAGCCGAGGCGGAAAGGCAGGGAATGGTTACTTTGCGACAAGATGGCATTATCAAAGCTTTAGAAGGCATTGTTTCGGTTGATGAGGTTCTTAAAGAAACAGTGAAATTGGAATAA
- a CDS encoding type IV pilus twitching motility protein PilT codes for MDLFYKDKLEQLLMLTAQESASDLHFSVGRKPTLRIDGRLVPIVKEEVYTKDIVAGLVDALLPAEKKEEFLKNREVDFSYTLSDKARFRVNVYFQRGNMAASLRFIPYKIRTIEELNLPPVLHDFTKYTQGFVLVVGPAGHGKSTTLAALIDEINHKRTTHIITIEDPIEYVFIQDRSIIDQREVFSDTLSFHRALRSVLRQDPDVIMVGEMRDPETIQTAITAAETGHLVFSTLHTNSASQTIDRIIDSFPASQQAQIRTQLASTLVGIVSQRLVPRLNGGRVPACEVMITNSAIRNLIRDDKVYQIDLVIETSIQEKMISLNRSLANLVKQSEISLETAQSYSLNPAELANLLAR; via the coding sequence ATGGATTTATTTTATAAAGACAAATTAGAACAACTTTTAATGCTTACAGCGCAAGAAAGCGCTTCTGATTTGCATTTTTCGGTTGGCCGCAAACCAACTTTAAGAATTGATGGACGATTAGTTCCTATTGTTAAAGAGGAAGTTTACACAAAGGATATTGTGGCTGGTTTAGTTGATGCTCTTCTTCCAGCAGAAAAAAAAGAAGAATTTCTTAAAAATAGAGAAGTTGATTTTTCTTATACTTTATCCGATAAAGCGCGTTTTCGTGTTAATGTTTATTTTCAAAGAGGCAATATGGCCGCCTCATTAAGATTTATTCCTTATAAAATTAGAACCATTGAAGAATTAAATTTGCCGCCAGTATTGCATGATTTTACTAAATATACTCAGGGATTTGTATTGGTGGTTGGTCCAGCAGGGCATGGCAAATCAACAACTCTTGCTGCCTTAATTGATGAAATTAATCATAAAAGAACCACGCATATTATTACAATTGAAGATCCAATAGAATATGTTTTTATTCAGGATAGATCAATTATTGACCAAAGAGAAGTTTTTAGCGACACTCTGAGTTTTCATCGCGCTTTGCGTTCAGTTTTGCGACAAGATCCGGATGTAATTATGGTCGGTGAAATGCGCGACCCAGAAACAATTCAAACTGCTATTACAGCCGCTGAAACTGGGCATTTGGTTTTTTCAACTCTTCATACTAATTCTGCTTCCCAGACAATTGATCGTATTATTGATAGTTTTCCAGCTTCACAACAAGCCCAAATCAGAACCCAGCTAGCTTCAACGTTAGTAGGTATTGTTTCTCAAAGATTAGTGCCGCGGTTAAATGGTGGTCGCGTGCCTGCTTGCGAGGTTATGATAACAAATTCTGCCATTCGCAATTTAATTAGAGATGATAAAGTTTATCAAATTGATTTAGTTATTGAAACTAGCATCCAAGAAAAAATGATTTCTTTAAATCGTTCGTTGGCAAATCTTGTAAAACAAAGCGAAATTTCTTTAGAAACAGCCCAATCGTATTCATTAAATCCGGCCGAATTAGCAAATCTTTTGGCTCGATAA
- a CDS encoding type II secretion system F family protein yields MAKFRYTGRNELGEIQSGVVEAGNRDLAIRVLQDNKIYVLSLESLEKKGFFENLLRSFQKVKIKNLMIFTRQLSTLLSAKVQLIDALKTLYNQINDPILRDAVFDVFTDVEGGLYLSQALSKHPRVFSDFYINMIKSAELSGRLEETLNYLADYLEKENKLTSRFRNALIYPIFILVVFLAVLILVVTVVIPQLKSVFVEADVKLPFLTRFLLNIGDFILNWGVGLIIFFGAVIILLVRYIRTEEGRRFWQQTTLSIPILGGIVKKVALSRFSSSCSALIKGGLPIANSLEIAGKITTNIVYEKILANTAEAIRTGSSISQYLAQYPDYFPPMVIQMISVGESSGRVEDLLMRVADFYSNEVDQTVSNIAEIIQPILIIALGVFMGLFIAAVLLPIYNLAQVF; encoded by the coding sequence ATGGCTAAATTTAGATATACGGGTAGAAATGAATTAGGAGAAATTCAAAGCGGCGTTGTTGAAGCTGGCAATCGTGATTTGGCAATTCGAGTTTTGCAAGATAATAAAATTTACGTTCTGTCTCTTGAATCTTTGGAGAAAAAAGGATTTTTTGAAAATTTACTTAGAAGTTTTCAAAAAGTAAAAATCAAAAATCTGATGATTTTTACAAGGCAATTAAGCACTTTGCTTTCAGCTAAAGTTCAATTAATTGATGCTCTAAAAACTTTATACAATCAAATAAATGACCCAATTTTAAGGGACGCTGTTTTTGATGTTTTTACTGATGTTGAAGGGGGGTTATATCTTTCCCAAGCCCTATCAAAACACCCCAGAGTTTTTTCTGATTTTTATATTAATATGATTAAATCCGCAGAATTATCAGGTCGATTGGAAGAAACATTAAATTATCTGGCTGATTATCTAGAAAAAGAGAATAAATTAACCAGCAGATTTAGAAATGCTTTAATATACCCAATATTTATTTTAGTGGTTTTTTTGGCTGTTTTAATTTTGGTGGTTACCGTTGTGATTCCGCAATTAAAAAGCGTTTTTGTTGAAGCAGATGTAAAATTACCATTTCTCACGAGGTTTTTATTAAACATCGGTGATTTTATTTTAAATTGGGGTGTGGGGTTGATTATCTTTTTTGGCGCAGTTATTATCTTGCTTGTTAGATATATTAGAACAGAAGAGGGAAGGAGGTTTTGGCAGCAAACCACCCTTTCTATTCCTATTTTAGGAGGCATTGTTAAAAAAGTTGCCTTGAGTCGCTTCTCTTCATCTTGTAGCGCTTTGATTAAAGGCGGTTTGCCAATTGCTAATTCTTTAGAAATTGCTGGTAAAATTACAACAAACATTGTTTATGAAAAAATTCTTGCAAATACCGCTGAGGCCATTCGAACAGGTTCTTCCATTTCTCAATATCTTGCTCAATATCCCGATTATTTTCCGCCAATGGTGATTCAAATGATTTCGGTTGGTGAATCCTCGGGGCGAGTAGAAGATTTATTAATGCGAGTGGCGGATTTTTATAGCAATGAAGTAGATCAGACAGTAAGCAATATAGCGGAAATTATTCAACCTATTCTAATTATTGCCTTGGGCGTTTTTATGGGCTTATTTATTGCCGCTGTGCTTTTGCCAATATATAATTTAGCCCAGGTCTTTTAA
- a CDS encoding type II secretion system GspH family protein has translation MRNKNKGFTLIEMLVVIAVIGLLAALILVGLSSFRTRGRDTRRIADLKEVQNGLEVYYMKNGNYPNVNTWSALETALVGAGIGITSIPKDPTATYNYVYGVDATQQHYVIGATIEDAAGNQSLLANDIDGNPVNLAGVTINVNCEDPVYCVGM, from the coding sequence ATGCGTAATAAAAACAAAGGTTTTACTTTAATTGAAATGCTCGTCGTTATTGCGGTAATTGGTTTGTTGGCCGCGTTAATTTTGGTTGGTTTGTCCAGTTTTAGAACCCGCGGTCGAGATACTAGAAGAATTGCTGATTTAAAAGAGGTGCAGAATGGTTTGGAAGTATATTATATGAAAAATGGTAATTATCCAAATGTTAATACTTGGAGCGCATTAGAAACGGCGTTAGTTGGTGCTGGTATCGGAATCACAAGCATTCCTAAAGATCCAACAGCCACTTATAATTATGTGTATGGTGTTGATGCAACTCAGCAACACTATGTAATTGGCGCAACAATTGAAGATGCAGCAGGTAACCAATCTTTATTGGCTAATGATATAGATGGTAACCCTGTTAATTTGGCGGGTGTTACTATTAATGTTAATTGTGAGGATCCTGTTTATTGTGTAGGAATGTAA
- a CDS encoding prepilin peptidase produces MVGGLCLIVILIGLGVGSFINVITTRFQPDSYIKFSQLVSGRSRCPFCLHQLRWYDLIPIFSFVFLKGRCRYCKNRISWQYPLVEIITALIFLGLFLKIYNLTPVRLALAQHIYFWPIVLFFFFAIYLAILIILSIIDFKYYLLPDNYIIFGVALAVLMIISFYFISQNPNNYFFNCGINFLGSYIDYFNCRIPFLLSPILGAILISGFLFLIYFFSRGKGMGFGDVKLGIFIGLILGFTNSIIALALAFIFGSIAGIILLVAKKRTLKSMVPFGPFLALGVLITIFWGSNLVDLYLSLFNIF; encoded by the coding sequence ATGGTTGGTGGTTTGTGTTTGATTGTGATTTTAATCGGGTTGGGAGTGGGGAGTTTTATTAATGTAATAACAACTCGCTTCCAGCCCGATTCTTATATTAAATTTTCTCAATTAGTCAGCGGTCGATCCCGCTGTCCTTTTTGTTTGCATCAATTAAGGTGGTATGATTTAATACCAATTTTTAGTTTTGTTTTTTTAAAAGGCCGATGTCGCTATTGTAAAAATAGAATTTCTTGGCAGTATCCTCTTGTTGAAATTATAACGGCTTTAATTTTTTTGGGTTTGTTTTTGAAAATTTATAATTTAACACCAGTGCGATTAGCTTTGGCGCAACACATTTATTTTTGGCCGATTGTTTTGTTTTTTTTCTTTGCTATTTATTTAGCAATTCTGATTATTTTATCAATAATCGATTTTAAATATTATCTTTTGCCTGATAATTATATTATTTTTGGTGTAGCGCTTGCTGTTTTAATGATTATTTCCTTTTATTTTATCAGTCAAAATCCAAATAACTATTTCTTTAATTGTGGCATTAATTTCTTAGGTTCTTACATTGATTATTTTAATTGTCGGATTCCTTTTTTGTTGTCGCCGATTTTAGGGGCAATTTTAATAAGTGGCTTTTTGTTTTTAATTTATTTCTTTAGTCGCGGCAAGGGGATGGGTTTTGGTGATGTAAAATTAGGTATTTTTATTGGATTAATCTTGGGTTTTACTAATAGCATTATAGCCCTAGCTTTAGCCTTTATTTTCGGTTCAATTGCTGGTATAATACTTCTAGTAGCCAAAAAAAGGACTTTAAAATCAATGGTGCCATTTGGTCCTTTTTTGGCGCTTGGTGTTTTAATAACTATTTTTTGGGGTTCAAATTTAGTAGATTTATATTTGTCTCTTTTTAATATTTTTTAA